From Aspergillus fumigatus Af293 chromosome 5, whole genome shotgun sequence, a single genomic window includes:
- a CDS encoding DUF1479 domain-containing protein, whose product MSASKLVSRAAVRAASTPTITSNMTKAAGDISSVFPSLRPDYKPEPLPPRFKELKQKLFEKNEKALVQSWKRLLESLEKEVHEIKVKGSDVIPSVQYADIVSGRVSDRALAEILHRGSVVIRNVIPRKEARGWKNRVEEYVAANKERVKAFPPDSPAVFELYWTPSQAEARAHPNMLETQRFLQRLWHSSDPATRISTRYPLTYADRLRIRQPGDGKFSLGPHVDGGSLERWEDPEYSRVYTKILEGKWEEYDPWDAKHRVSAKMDLYNGAGACSMLRFFQGWLSMSNTGPGEGSLHVCPMLIQSTAYTILRPFFDAKTLQPNLDATFPGSVPGACQEYNPVTHPHLELDTTMVSVPEVEPGDYVAWHCDSLHSVDKEHKGNGDSSVLYIPATPMCEMNVDYLLKQRNAALAYSPPWDFPGAGGPGEAGFKGALDWSSVNSDGLRAMGMGAKPWEVTGDMTEGEKEVVEAANKACFGQA is encoded by the exons ATGTCGGCGTCGAAACTTGTGTCTAGAGCGGCCGTTCGTGCTGCCTCTACGCCAACAATAACATCAAATATGACCAAGGCCGCCGGGGACATTTCCAGTGTTTTTCCAAGCTTGCGACCTGACTACAAACCGGAACCACTGCCTCCACGGTTCAAGGAACTGAAACAAAAACTGTTcgagaagaatgagaaggCTCTAGTGCAAAGCTGGAAAAGACTCCTTGAAAGCCTAGAGAAAGAGGTGCATgagatcaaggtcaagggcagCGAT GTTATACCATCGGTACAATATGCAGACATTGTGTCCGGCAGAGTCTCGGATAGAGCCCTTGCTGAGATATTGCACCGCGGATCTGTCGTGATCCGAAATGTGATCCCTCGAAAAGAAGCTCGAGGTTGGAAAAACAGGGTTGAAGAGTATGTCGCTGCGAATAAGGAGCGAGTCAAGGCCTTTCCGCCTGATTCACCCGCTGTCTTCGAACTGTACTGGACTCCCTCGCAGGCCGAGGCACGAGCACATCCGAACATGCTCGAAACTCAGCGTTTCTTGCAGCGTCTCTGGCATTCATCTGACCCGGCGACTCGGATATCTACCAGATATCCTCTGACATATGCGGACCGCCTCCGTATCAGGCAGCCGGGAGATGGTAAATTCTCGCTTGGTCCCCATGTGGATGGGGGTTCACTCGAGCGTTGGGAGGATCCCGAGTATTCGCGGGTCTACACCAAGATCTTGGAGGGCAAATGGGAAGAATACGACCCTTGGGATGCGAAGCACCGAGTTTCCGCTAAGATGGATTTGTACAATGGAGCGGGAGCATGTTCTATGCTGAGATTCTTCCAGGGCTGGCTTTCGATGTCCAACACTGGCCCTGGAGAAGGCTCGTTGCATGTTTGCCCTATGCTCATTCAGAGCACTGCCTATACCATTCTGCGTCCATTTTTCGATGCGAAGACATTGCAGCCCAACCTGGACGCCACGTTTCCAGGTTCCGTGCCAGGTGCTTGCCAAGAATACAATCCAGTTACCCATCCTCACCTTGAACTAGACACCACCATGGTTTCGGTTCCAGAGGTCGAACCGGGAGATTATGTCGCTTGGCACTGCGACTCGTTGCATTCCGTGGACAAGGAACATAAGGGGAATGGTGACTCCAGCGTCCTCTATATCCCTGCCACTCCAATGTGCGAGATGAATGTGGATTATCTCCTCAAGCAGCGGAACGCGGCTCTCGCCTATTCACCACCTTGGGATTTTCCCGGCGCCGGAGGTCCGGGTGAGGCAGGTTTTAAGGGTGCATTGGACTGGTCTTCTGTCAACTCTGATGGCCTGCGAGCCATGGGTATGGGCGCAAAGCCTTGGGAAGTCACTGGTGACATGACcgagggagagaaggaagtTGTTGAAGCAGCGAACAAGGCCTGTTTTGGCCAAGCTTAA
- a CDS encoding Bax inhibitor-1 family protein yields the protein MAANARYEPAPQRDSFEDQPYPQAPPSYQATASTDAPRSEDDNVPDDFKFGGTVAEGTLPIRMQFIRKVYAILTIQLLLTTIMSSISFFSESYRLWIQSNFWLMMVSVFGALGFMLVTYWKRKSYPANLLFLSAFTLLEAYSISVVTSFYDARIVIQALILALGIFVALTLFACQTKYDFTNWMPYLFGALWFLILFGFMSAFFPYNSTAELIYGGLAALIFSAYILVDTQLVMRHYHVEEEIAAAISLYLDILNLFLAILRILNNQNNQ from the exons ACCAGCTCCTCAAAGGGACTCCTTCGAGGATCAACCCTACCCTCAGGCCCCGCCATCTTATCAGGCAACCGCGAGCACTGATGCGCCTCGCAGTGAGGACGACAATGTCCCCGACGACTTCAAG TTTGGCGGCACCGTTGCGGAGGGCACCCTGCCCATCCGTATGCAGTTTATTCGCAAGGTCTACGCGATCCT GAccatccagctccttctcACAACAATCATGAGCTCCATCTCTTTTTTCAGCGAGAGCTATCGCCTCTGGATCCAGTCCAACTTCTGGCTTATGATGGTCTCCGTCTTCGGCGCCCTAGGCTTCATGCTCGTCACGTACTGGAAGCGCAAGAGCTATCCGGCcaacctcctcttcctttccgCCTTCACCCTGCTAGAAGCCTACTCCATCAGCGTCGTGACCTCCTTCTATGACGcccgcatcgtcatccaaGCGCTCATCCTCGCCCTGGGCATCTTCGTCGCGCTCACCCTGTTCGCCTGCCAGACCAAATACGACTTCACGAACTGGATGCCCTACCTCTTTGGGGCCCTGTGGTTCCTGATTCTCTTCGGGTTCATGTCGGCGTTCTTCCCGTACAACAGCACGGCGGAGCTGATTTACGGCGGTCTGGCGGCGCTGATCTTCTCAGCTTATATCCTCGTCGATACTCAGCTGGTTATGCGCCATTACCatgttgaggaggagattgccgCTGCCATCTCGCTTTACCTGGACATCCTCAACCTGTTCCTGGCTATTCTGCGGATTTTGAACAACCAGAATAATCAGTAA